One window from the genome of Maylandia zebra isolate NMK-2024a linkage group LG18, Mzebra_GT3a, whole genome shotgun sequence encodes:
- the puf60a gene encoding poly(U)-binding-splicing factor PUF60a isoform X1, with product MENGQSTTTKLGLPPLTPNQAEALQKAKKYAMEQSIKSVLVKQTLAQQQQITNLQMASLTMGLGDALSPLQSVAAQRQRALAIMCRVYVGSIYYELGEDTIRQAFAPFGPIKSIDMSWDSVTMKHKGFAFVEYEMPEAAQLALEQMNSVVLGGRNIKVGRPSNIGQAQPIIDQLAEEARAFNRIYVASVHPDLSDDDIKSVFEAFGKIKSCMLAREPTTGRHKGYGFIEYEKAQSAQDAVASMNLFDLGGQYLRVGKAVTPPMPLLTPTTSGGLPTAAAMAAAVATAKITAQEAVGASVLGALAGPALLSQQLGGLPQAVMAHQAPGVITGVTPVRPGVPQVGLVNPVLATPPTQTVSFGADPKKKEEEERQQEVQQDGAMEPLSDQEHMSISGSSARHMVMRKLLRKQESTVMVLRNMVGPDDIDDDLEGEVTEECGKFGQVKRVIIYQERQGEEDDAEVIVKIFVEFSEAAEMNRAIQALNHRWFGGRKVVAEVYDQERFDNGDLSA from the exons ATGGAGAATGGACAGAGCACCACCACCAAGCTGGGGCTGCCACCGCTCACCCCCAACCAGGCGGAGGCGCTGCAGAAG gCGAAGAAGTACGCAATGGAGCAGAGCATCAAGAGCGTCCTCGTCAAGCAGACTCtggctcagcagcagcagatcaCCAACCTGCAG ATGGCGTCTCTGACGATGGGTTTGGGCGACGCTCTGTCTCCTCTGCAATCG GTGGCGGCTCAGCGGCAGAGAGCGCTCGCCATCATGTGTCGCGTGTACGTTGGATCCATTTACTACGAACTCGGAGAGGACACCATCAGGCAGGCCTTCGCCCCCTTTGGACCAATCAAAAGCATCGACATGTCCTGGGACTCTGTGACCATGAAGCACAag GGCTTCGCCTTCGTGGAATACGAGATGCCTGAAGCAGCGCAGCTTGCACTGGAGCAGATGAACTCAGTTGTCCTCGGAGGACGGAACATCAAG GTCGGGAGGCCCAGCAACATCGGCCAGGCTCAGCCAATCATCGACCAGCTGGCGGAGGAAGCGCGTGCCTTCAACAGGATCTACGTGGCGTCAGTGCACCCCGACCTCTCCGACGATGACATCAAGAGTGTGTTCGAGGCCTTTGGAAAGATCAAGTCGTGCATGCTGGCCCGCGAGCCGACCACGGGCCGGCACAAAGGCTACGGCTTCATCG AGTATGAGAAGGCTCAGTCGGCCCAGGACGCTGTCGCCTCCATGAACCTGTTCGACCTGGGTGGTCAGTACCTGCGCGTGGGCAAAGCCGTGACGCCACCCATGCCCCTTCTCACACCAACAACGTCTGGTGGACTGCCCACTGCCGCCGCCATGGCTGCTGCCGTCGCCACCGCAAAGATCACAGCTCAG GAGGCGGTGGGAGCATCGGTGCTCGGAGCGCTGGCCGGACCGGCGCTCCTGTCCCAGCAGCTCGGAGGCCTCCCTCAGGCTGTCATGGCCCACCAGGCTCCAGGTGTCATCACAG gTGTGACCCCAGTGAGACCTGGTGTGCCTCAGGTGGGCTTGGTGAACCCTGTGCTGGCCACGCCCCCAACACAGACGGTTTCCTTTGGTGCTGATCCaaagaagaaagaggaggaggagcgtcAGCAGGAGGTGCAGCAGGACGGCGCCATGGAGCCGCTGAGCGACCAGGAGCACATGAGCATCAGCGGCAGCAGCGCCCGACACATGGTGATGAGGAAGCTGCTGCGCAAGCAGGAG TCCACCGTCATGGTTTTGAGGAACATGGTCGGGCCCGATGACATCGACGACGACCTGGAGGGCGAGGTCACCGAGGAGTGCGGGAAGTTCGGCCAGGTGAAGCGAGTCATTATCTATCAGGAGCGTCAGGGAGAGGAGGACGACGCCGAAGTCATCGTCAAGATCTTTGTGGAGTTCTCAGAAGCTGCCGAGATGAACAGAGCCATCCAGGCGCTGAACCACCGCTGGTTCGGCGGCAGGAAGGTGGTCGCTGAGGTTTACGACCAGGAACGCTTCGACAACGGGGACCTGTCGGCGTAG
- the puf60a gene encoding poly(U)-binding-splicing factor PUF60a isoform X2 — MAAAVSAGGPALIMENGQSTTTKLGLPPLTPNQAEALQKAKKYAMEQSIKSVLVKQTLAQQQQITNLQMASLTMGLGDALSPLQSVAAQRQRALAIMCRVYVGSIYYELGEDTIRQAFAPFGPIKSIDMSWDSVTMKHKGFAFVEYEMPEAAQLALEQMNSVVLGGRNIKVGRPSNIGQAQPIIDQLAEEARAFNRIYVASVHPDLSDDDIKSVFEAFGKIKSCMLAREPTTGRHKGYGFIEYEKAQSAQDAVASMNLFDLGGQYLRVGKAVTPPMPLLTPTTSGGLPTAAAMAAAVATAKITAQEAVGASVLGALAGPALLSQQLGGLPQAVMAHQAPGVITGVTPVRPGVPQVGLVNPVLATPPTQTVSFGADPKKKEEEERQQEVQQDGAMEPLSDQEHMSISGSSARHMVMRKLLRKQESTVMVLRNMVGPDDIDDDLEGEVTEECGKFGQVKRVIIYQERQGEEDDAEVIVKIFVEFSEAAEMNRAIQALNHRWFGGRKVVAEVYDQERFDNGDLSA, encoded by the exons ATGGCGGCGGCCGTTTCTGCG GGAGGGCCGGCTCTCATCATGGAGAATGGACAGAGCACCACCACCAAGCTGGGGCTGCCACCGCTCACCCCCAACCAGGCGGAGGCGCTGCAGAAG gCGAAGAAGTACGCAATGGAGCAGAGCATCAAGAGCGTCCTCGTCAAGCAGACTCtggctcagcagcagcagatcaCCAACCTGCAG ATGGCGTCTCTGACGATGGGTTTGGGCGACGCTCTGTCTCCTCTGCAATCG GTGGCGGCTCAGCGGCAGAGAGCGCTCGCCATCATGTGTCGCGTGTACGTTGGATCCATTTACTACGAACTCGGAGAGGACACCATCAGGCAGGCCTTCGCCCCCTTTGGACCAATCAAAAGCATCGACATGTCCTGGGACTCTGTGACCATGAAGCACAag GGCTTCGCCTTCGTGGAATACGAGATGCCTGAAGCAGCGCAGCTTGCACTGGAGCAGATGAACTCAGTTGTCCTCGGAGGACGGAACATCAAG GTCGGGAGGCCCAGCAACATCGGCCAGGCTCAGCCAATCATCGACCAGCTGGCGGAGGAAGCGCGTGCCTTCAACAGGATCTACGTGGCGTCAGTGCACCCCGACCTCTCCGACGATGACATCAAGAGTGTGTTCGAGGCCTTTGGAAAGATCAAGTCGTGCATGCTGGCCCGCGAGCCGACCACGGGCCGGCACAAAGGCTACGGCTTCATCG AGTATGAGAAGGCTCAGTCGGCCCAGGACGCTGTCGCCTCCATGAACCTGTTCGACCTGGGTGGTCAGTACCTGCGCGTGGGCAAAGCCGTGACGCCACCCATGCCCCTTCTCACACCAACAACGTCTGGTGGACTGCCCACTGCCGCCGCCATGGCTGCTGCCGTCGCCACCGCAAAGATCACAGCTCAG GAGGCGGTGGGAGCATCGGTGCTCGGAGCGCTGGCCGGACCGGCGCTCCTGTCCCAGCAGCTCGGAGGCCTCCCTCAGGCTGTCATGGCCCACCAGGCTCCAGGTGTCATCACAG gTGTGACCCCAGTGAGACCTGGTGTGCCTCAGGTGGGCTTGGTGAACCCTGTGCTGGCCACGCCCCCAACACAGACGGTTTCCTTTGGTGCTGATCCaaagaagaaagaggaggaggagcgtcAGCAGGAGGTGCAGCAGGACGGCGCCATGGAGCCGCTGAGCGACCAGGAGCACATGAGCATCAGCGGCAGCAGCGCCCGACACATGGTGATGAGGAAGCTGCTGCGCAAGCAGGAG TCCACCGTCATGGTTTTGAGGAACATGGTCGGGCCCGATGACATCGACGACGACCTGGAGGGCGAGGTCACCGAGGAGTGCGGGAAGTTCGGCCAGGTGAAGCGAGTCATTATCTATCAGGAGCGTCAGGGAGAGGAGGACGACGCCGAAGTCATCGTCAAGATCTTTGTGGAGTTCTCAGAAGCTGCCGAGATGAACAGAGCCATCCAGGCGCTGAACCACCGCTGGTTCGGCGGCAGGAAGGTGGTCGCTGAGGTTTACGACCAGGAACGCTTCGACAACGGGGACCTGTCGGCGTAG
- the afg3l2 gene encoding mitochondrial inner membrane m-AAA protease component AFG3L2 isoform X2: MAHRYLRLSAGCRGLFRLLPPSGAPARLVTSSTTAQVQSGRSLLSDLLGAYRRLSSKPPKGFEKYFPDSQKTQKHSEAEAAAKESKPANSQRASGRSTGGGGGAGGSSGGGKRGGRKDESHWYSRLQKGEVPWDDREFRMYFLSGVAFWTTVTYYFFLRDGGREVTWKDFVNNYLSKGVVDRLEVVNKRYVKVVFSAGKTPADGYVWFNIGSVDTFERNLETAQYELGIEGENRLPVVYSTESDGTFLLSMLPTVLIIGFLLFMLRRGPAGAGRPGRGMGGLFSVSETTAKILKDEIDVKFKDVAGCEEAKLEIMEFVNFLKNPKQYQDLGAKIPKGAILTGPPGTGKTLLAKATAGEANVPFITVNGSEFLEMFVGVGPARVRDLFVMARKNAPCILFIDEIDAVGRKRGRGNFGGQSEQENTLNQLLVEMDGFNTATNVVVLAGTNRPDILDPALMRPGRFDRQIYIGPPDIKGRASIFKVHLRPLKLEPDMDKDSLARKMAALTPGFSGADIANVCNEAALIAARHLSDAISQKHFEQAIERVIGGLEKKTQVLQPEEKKTVAYHEAGHAVAGWFLEHADPLLKVSIIPRGKGLGYAQYLPKEQYLYTKEQLLDRMCMTLGGRVSEEIFFGRITTGAQDDLRKVTQSAYAQIVQFGMNPKVGQVSFDLPRQGEMVLEKPYSEATARLIDTEVRTLISEAYQRTQQLLNDKKAEVEKVAQRLLEKEVLDKNDMVELLGKRPFTEKSTYEEFVEGTGGEDEDTTLPEGLKDWNQERRPEREETPDEQVARQISGGMPF; the protein is encoded by the exons ATGGCTCACCGCTACCTGCGGCTGTCGGCGGGCTGCCGCGGCCTTTTCCGCCTGCTGCCGCCCTCCGGAGCTCCGGCCAGGCTG GTAACATCTTCAACCACAGCACAGGTGCAGAGTGGGCGGAGCCTGTTGAGTGACCTGCTGGGAGCCTACAGGAGGCTGAGCTCTAAACCTCCAAAAG gtttcGAGAAATATTTTCCAGACAGTCAGAAAACGCAGAAACACTCCGAAGCTGAAGCTGCAGCCAAAG aaTCCAAACCCGCTAACTCACAGAGAGCATCGGGGAGGTCAACGGGAGGAGGGGGGGGAGCAGGTGGCAGCAGCGGCGGGGGAAAGCGAGGAGGTCGTAAGGATGAGTCACACTGGTACAGCCGTCTGCAGAAG GGGGAGGTGCCCTGGGACGATAGGGAATTccggatgtacttcctgagcgGGGTGGCGTTCTGGACCACCGTCACTTACTACTTCTTCCTGAGGGACGGAGGACGCGAGGTCACCTGGAAAGACTTTGTCAACAACTACCTGTCCAAAGGCGTG GTGGATCGGTTGGAGGTGGTGAACAAGCGCTACGTGAAGGTGGTTTTCTCTGCGGGGAAGACGCCGGCGGACGGG TACGTCTGGTTCAACATCGGCAGCGTGGACACGTTTGAGAGGAACCTGGAGACGGCGCAGTACGAGCTCGGCATCGAGGGCGAGAACAGGCTGCCCGTGGTCTACTCCACCGAGAGCGACGG CACGTTCCTACTGAGCATGCTCCCCACCGTGCTCATCATTGGCTTCCTACTCTTCATGCTGCGGCGAGGACCGGCAGGGGCGGGACGTCCTGGCCGGGGGATGGGCGGGCTGTTCAGCGTCAGCGAGACAACGGCGAAGATTCTGAAAGACGAAATCGACGTGAAGTTCAAAGACGTGGCGGGCTGCGAGGAGGCCAAGCTGGAGATCATGGAGTTCGTGAACTTCCTGAAGAACCCCAAACAGTACCAGGACCTCGGCGCCAAGATCCCCAAG GGCGCCATCTTGACCGGTCCTCCTGGCACTGGAAAAACGCTTCTCGCCAAAGCAACAGCGGGCGAGGCAAACGTGCCCTTCATCACCGTCAACGGCTCCGAGTTCCTGGAGATGTTTGTGGGCGTCGGCCCCGCCAGG GTGAGAGATCTCTTCGTCATGGCGAGGAAGAACGCCCCCTGCATCCTCTTCATTGACGAGATCGACGCTGTGGGGCGCAAAAGGGGGCGGGGCAACTTTGGCGGTCAGAGTGAGCAGGAGAACACGCTGAACCAGCTGCTGGTAGAGATGGACG GCTTCAACACCGCCACCAACGTGGTCGTCCTGGCGGGAACCAACAGACCCGACATCCTGGACCCGGCGCTGATGAGACCCGGCCGCTTCGACAGGCAGATCTACATCG GCCCTCCTGACATCAAAGGTCGGGCGTCCATCTTTAAAGTCCACCTGCGGCCTCTGAAGCTCGAGCCTGACATGGACAAAGACTCTCTGGCCAGGAAGATGGCCGCCCTCACACCTGGATTTTCAG GTGCCGACATCGCCAACGTTTGTAACGAGGCGGCTCTGATTGCCGCTCGCCACCTTTCAGACGCTATCAGCCAGAAGCACTTCGAGCAGGCCATCGAGAGGGTCATCGGAG GCCTGGAGAAAAAGACTCAGGTCCTGCAGCCCGAGGAGAAGAAGACGGTGGCGTATCATGAGGCCGGGCACGCCGTAGCCGGATGGTTCCTGGAGCATGCCGATCCGCTGCTGAAG GTGTCCATCATCCCCAGAGGGAAGGGTCTGGGCTACGCGCAGTACCTGCCCAAAGAGCAGTACCTGTACACGAAGGAGCAGCTGCTGGACCGCATGTGCATGACTCTGGGGGGCCGAGTCTCGGAGGAGATCTTCTTCGGCCGGATCACCACGGGCGCTCAGGACGACCTGCGAAAGGTGACGCAAAGCGCCTACGCCCAG ATCGTTCAGTTTGGGATGAACCCGAAGGTGGGCCAGGTGTCCTTCGACCTGCCGCGCCAGGGCGAGATGGTTCTGGAGAAGCCGTACAGCGAGGCCACGGCCCGCCTCATCGATACCGAGGTCAGAACCCTGATCAGCGAAGCGTACCAGAGAACACAGCAACTCCTCAACGACAAGAAGGCCGAGGTGGAGAAG GTGGCGCAGCGGCTACTGGAGAAGGAGGTTCTGGATAAGAACGACATGGTGGAGCTGCTCGGCAAACGGCCCTTCACTGAGAAGTCGACTTATGAGGAGTTCGTGGAAGGAACCGGCGGCGAGGACGAAGACACGACGCTGCCCGAGGGTCTGAAGGACTGGAACCAGGAGAGGAGGCCGGAGCGGGAGGAGACCCCGGACGAGCAGGTGGCCCGGCAGATCTCCGGAGGAATGCCCTTCTAG
- the afg3l2 gene encoding mitochondrial inner membrane m-AAA protease component AFG3L2 isoform X1 codes for MAHRYLRLSAGCRGLFRLLPPSGAPARLVTSSTTAQVQSGRSLLSDLLGAYRRLSSKPPKGFEKYFPDSQKTQKHSEAEAAAKESKPANSQRASGRSTGGGGGAGGSSGGGKRGGRKDESHWYSRLQKGEVPWDDREFRMYFLSGVAFWTTVTYYFFLRDGGREVTWKDFVNNYLSKGVVDRLEVVNKRYVKVVFSAGKTPADGQYVWFNIGSVDTFERNLETAQYELGIEGENRLPVVYSTESDGTFLLSMLPTVLIIGFLLFMLRRGPAGAGRPGRGMGGLFSVSETTAKILKDEIDVKFKDVAGCEEAKLEIMEFVNFLKNPKQYQDLGAKIPKGAILTGPPGTGKTLLAKATAGEANVPFITVNGSEFLEMFVGVGPARVRDLFVMARKNAPCILFIDEIDAVGRKRGRGNFGGQSEQENTLNQLLVEMDGFNTATNVVVLAGTNRPDILDPALMRPGRFDRQIYIGPPDIKGRASIFKVHLRPLKLEPDMDKDSLARKMAALTPGFSGADIANVCNEAALIAARHLSDAISQKHFEQAIERVIGGLEKKTQVLQPEEKKTVAYHEAGHAVAGWFLEHADPLLKVSIIPRGKGLGYAQYLPKEQYLYTKEQLLDRMCMTLGGRVSEEIFFGRITTGAQDDLRKVTQSAYAQIVQFGMNPKVGQVSFDLPRQGEMVLEKPYSEATARLIDTEVRTLISEAYQRTQQLLNDKKAEVEKVAQRLLEKEVLDKNDMVELLGKRPFTEKSTYEEFVEGTGGEDEDTTLPEGLKDWNQERRPEREETPDEQVARQISGGMPF; via the exons ATGGCTCACCGCTACCTGCGGCTGTCGGCGGGCTGCCGCGGCCTTTTCCGCCTGCTGCCGCCCTCCGGAGCTCCGGCCAGGCTG GTAACATCTTCAACCACAGCACAGGTGCAGAGTGGGCGGAGCCTGTTGAGTGACCTGCTGGGAGCCTACAGGAGGCTGAGCTCTAAACCTCCAAAAG gtttcGAGAAATATTTTCCAGACAGTCAGAAAACGCAGAAACACTCCGAAGCTGAAGCTGCAGCCAAAG aaTCCAAACCCGCTAACTCACAGAGAGCATCGGGGAGGTCAACGGGAGGAGGGGGGGGAGCAGGTGGCAGCAGCGGCGGGGGAAAGCGAGGAGGTCGTAAGGATGAGTCACACTGGTACAGCCGTCTGCAGAAG GGGGAGGTGCCCTGGGACGATAGGGAATTccggatgtacttcctgagcgGGGTGGCGTTCTGGACCACCGTCACTTACTACTTCTTCCTGAGGGACGGAGGACGCGAGGTCACCTGGAAAGACTTTGTCAACAACTACCTGTCCAAAGGCGTG GTGGATCGGTTGGAGGTGGTGAACAAGCGCTACGTGAAGGTGGTTTTCTCTGCGGGGAAGACGCCGGCGGACGGG CAGTACGTCTGGTTCAACATCGGCAGCGTGGACACGTTTGAGAGGAACCTGGAGACGGCGCAGTACGAGCTCGGCATCGAGGGCGAGAACAGGCTGCCCGTGGTCTACTCCACCGAGAGCGACGG CACGTTCCTACTGAGCATGCTCCCCACCGTGCTCATCATTGGCTTCCTACTCTTCATGCTGCGGCGAGGACCGGCAGGGGCGGGACGTCCTGGCCGGGGGATGGGCGGGCTGTTCAGCGTCAGCGAGACAACGGCGAAGATTCTGAAAGACGAAATCGACGTGAAGTTCAAAGACGTGGCGGGCTGCGAGGAGGCCAAGCTGGAGATCATGGAGTTCGTGAACTTCCTGAAGAACCCCAAACAGTACCAGGACCTCGGCGCCAAGATCCCCAAG GGCGCCATCTTGACCGGTCCTCCTGGCACTGGAAAAACGCTTCTCGCCAAAGCAACAGCGGGCGAGGCAAACGTGCCCTTCATCACCGTCAACGGCTCCGAGTTCCTGGAGATGTTTGTGGGCGTCGGCCCCGCCAGG GTGAGAGATCTCTTCGTCATGGCGAGGAAGAACGCCCCCTGCATCCTCTTCATTGACGAGATCGACGCTGTGGGGCGCAAAAGGGGGCGGGGCAACTTTGGCGGTCAGAGTGAGCAGGAGAACACGCTGAACCAGCTGCTGGTAGAGATGGACG GCTTCAACACCGCCACCAACGTGGTCGTCCTGGCGGGAACCAACAGACCCGACATCCTGGACCCGGCGCTGATGAGACCCGGCCGCTTCGACAGGCAGATCTACATCG GCCCTCCTGACATCAAAGGTCGGGCGTCCATCTTTAAAGTCCACCTGCGGCCTCTGAAGCTCGAGCCTGACATGGACAAAGACTCTCTGGCCAGGAAGATGGCCGCCCTCACACCTGGATTTTCAG GTGCCGACATCGCCAACGTTTGTAACGAGGCGGCTCTGATTGCCGCTCGCCACCTTTCAGACGCTATCAGCCAGAAGCACTTCGAGCAGGCCATCGAGAGGGTCATCGGAG GCCTGGAGAAAAAGACTCAGGTCCTGCAGCCCGAGGAGAAGAAGACGGTGGCGTATCATGAGGCCGGGCACGCCGTAGCCGGATGGTTCCTGGAGCATGCCGATCCGCTGCTGAAG GTGTCCATCATCCCCAGAGGGAAGGGTCTGGGCTACGCGCAGTACCTGCCCAAAGAGCAGTACCTGTACACGAAGGAGCAGCTGCTGGACCGCATGTGCATGACTCTGGGGGGCCGAGTCTCGGAGGAGATCTTCTTCGGCCGGATCACCACGGGCGCTCAGGACGACCTGCGAAAGGTGACGCAAAGCGCCTACGCCCAG ATCGTTCAGTTTGGGATGAACCCGAAGGTGGGCCAGGTGTCCTTCGACCTGCCGCGCCAGGGCGAGATGGTTCTGGAGAAGCCGTACAGCGAGGCCACGGCCCGCCTCATCGATACCGAGGTCAGAACCCTGATCAGCGAAGCGTACCAGAGAACACAGCAACTCCTCAACGACAAGAAGGCCGAGGTGGAGAAG GTGGCGCAGCGGCTACTGGAGAAGGAGGTTCTGGATAAGAACGACATGGTGGAGCTGCTCGGCAAACGGCCCTTCACTGAGAAGTCGACTTATGAGGAGTTCGTGGAAGGAACCGGCGGCGAGGACGAAGACACGACGCTGCCCGAGGGTCTGAAGGACTGGAACCAGGAGAGGAGGCCGGAGCGGGAGGAGACCCCGGACGAGCAGGTGGCCCGGCAGATCTCCGGAGGAATGCCCTTCTAG